The following coding sequences are from one Thermoplasmata archaeon window:
- a CDS encoding THUMP domain-containing protein — translation MVILVRYAEIALKSNYVRNAMEKALIRNLESKLLEHRIQAKIERDRGHIYLTSDREQEVASLVAKTFGVVSFSHCVKSGTGIAEIEQNVAELVACHAEDKKTFAIRARRVGEFGFTSMELAKHLGSVVLAKFPHFVVNLNEPELEIHVEVRQKGAYIYTEKLPGPGGLPYGTQGKVVGLIENEADVVAAWLMMKRGCSMICTGKEGYCKVLRRWAPVRIEGIESTMANAIAIAKKRNAQGIVSGMNPEKLLEVLPEPVEFPVFLPLAGLNETVVSQLKVEIGVGKE, via the coding sequence ATGGTAATACTCGTAAGATATGCGGAGATTGCCCTCAAGTCCAACTATGTGAGAAATGCGATGGAAAAAGCGCTTATAAGGAACCTGGAAAGCAAGTTGCTGGAGCATAGAATCCAGGCAAAAATTGAACGGGACCGAGGCCATATTTATCTCACAAGTGATAGGGAGCAGGAAGTTGCTTCGCTCGTTGCAAAGACATTCGGTGTTGTCTCCTTCAGTCATTGCGTGAAATCTGGCACAGGCATAGCGGAAATTGAGCAGAACGTAGCTGAATTAGTTGCGTGCCATGCTGAAGATAAAAAAACATTTGCGATAAGGGCTAGGAGAGTGGGCGAATTCGGGTTCACCAGCATGGAACTGGCGAAACATCTTGGGAGTGTGGTACTTGCGAAATTCCCACATTTTGTTGTCAACTTAAATGAACCAGAACTTGAGATTCATGTTGAAGTGCGGCAGAAAGGTGCCTACATTTACACCGAGAAGCTACCTGGACCTGGTGGTCTACCCTATGGGACCCAGGGAAAGGTCGTGGGTTTGATTGAAAATGAGGCGGATGTGGTTGCTGCTTGGCTGATGATGAAGCGGGGTTGCAGCATGATTTGCACGGGTAAGGAAGGATATTGCAAAGTGCTCCGCCGGTGGGCACCTGTGAGAATCGAGGGTATAGAGTCTACAATGGCAAATGCGATTGCAATTGCAAAAAAAAGAAACGCACAGGGAATAGTGAGTGGGATGAACCCTGAGAAACTTCTTGAAGTTCTGCCAGAGCCAGTAGAGTTTCCTGTGTTCTTACCACTTGCCGGGTTGAATGAAACGGTAGTAAGCCAGTTGAAGGTGGAAATTGGAGTTGGAAAAGAATGA
- a CDS encoding 30S ribosomal protein S7, translating to MEKKSPLAEHGLLLFGKYSWENIVIKDMGMAKYINLDPVVLPHSEGKLSNAPFIKARMNVVERLINALMKTGKIGKKTRQYNNYSGKKSKAYNVVKKAFDIIYQRTKTNPLQVLVDAIVNSAPREEITRLQYGGISVVKSVDSAPYRRVNVAIRNLALGAITATHKSTKPMEECLANEIILAAKGDMGSFAVAKKEDTERIALSGR from the coding sequence ATGGAAAAGAAGTCACCACTTGCAGAGCACGGCCTTCTGCTTTTTGGTAAATACTCTTGGGAAAACATTGTTATAAAGGATATGGGTATGGCAAAATACATAAATCTGGATCCAGTAGTTTTACCACACAGCGAAGGAAAGCTATCAAATGCTCCCTTCATAAAAGCCAGAATGAATGTAGTTGAGAGATTGATAAATGCTCTAATGAAGACGGGCAAGATTGGTAAAAAGACAAGGCAATACAACAACTATTCAGGCAAAAAATCAAAGGCCTACAATGTGGTCAAAAAAGCGTTCGATATAATCTACCAGCGGACAAAAACCAATCCGTTGCAAGTGCTCGTAGATGCAATTGTGAATTCTGCACCCCGTGAGGAAATTACAAGGCTCCAATATGGAGGAATATCTGTGGTGAAATCCGTGGACTCTGCACCATACAGAAGGGTAAATGTGGCAATAAGGAATCTTGCTCTTGGTGCAATCACAGCCACTCATAAATCCACGAAACCAATGGAAGAATGTCTTGCAAACGAAATAATTCTTGCAGCGAAAGGCGACATGGGAAGTTTCGCGGTCGCAAAGAAAGAGGATACCGAAAGAATTGCACTCTCAGGCAGGTGA
- a CDS encoding AAA family ATPase, with translation MSPKQAEYAQTKNYRILTGFCVKDAIVPYMPIREAFRTAGLDHLVADKTPPRLECAYFMKDAGILVSKYERTSSSLDPDIFAGMITAVNNFVRDSLSMLDKKEGEKQQTLNRLGYGDWTILINKGQNLNFVVIVHGEADEFLKEEMEEIHRKVEEEYGAVIKNWHGNVDKVKGIEEILKSMVGSGRYDGIDYSKELSDPKLKLNRLYENIISGLRREAKKNPLLLFIDDLQWADPSTLALIHYLARNLRNLPVLLIGTYRTEDITASSDGKSHPLAETINLMEREELVKKIELARFTKEETLLLLEAHFGKIRNLDENFLDTIFRETEGNPLFILEVFKLLSEEKAILYDPYKKEYILERPLSKIKIPEKVQSVIEYRINRLEKTHREILEIAAVEGECFHSKTIEHFTGMPRITILKTLNILERDYKLIHAY, from the coding sequence TTGTCACCAAAGCAAGCAGAATATGCTCAGACAAAGAATTATAGAATTCTAACTGGGTTCTGTGTTAAAGACGCAATTGTGCCCTACATGCCAATTAGAGAGGCATTCCGAACGGCTGGGTTGGACCATCTTGTAGCAGACAAAACTCCACCAAGATTAGAATGTGCCTATTTCATGAAGGACGCAGGGATTTTGGTATCGAAATATGAACGGACGAGTTCCTCCCTAGATCCAGATATATTCGCTGGAATGATTACTGCAGTCAACAACTTTGTCAGAGACTCGCTTTCAATGCTAGACAAAAAAGAGGGCGAAAAACAGCAGACACTTAACAGATTGGGTTATGGTGACTGGACTATCTTGATAAACAAAGGACAAAACTTGAATTTTGTTGTAATAGTTCATGGAGAAGCCGACGAATTTTTGAAAGAAGAAATGGAAGAAATCCACAGAAAAGTGGAAGAAGAATATGGGGCTGTCATTAAAAACTGGCACGGAAATGTGGATAAGGTCAAGGGAATTGAGGAAATTTTAAAATCTATGGTGGGATCTGGAAGATATGATGGAATTGATTACTCAAAAGAACTCTCTGATCCAAAACTCAAGCTAAACAGGTTATACGAAAACATTATTTCTGGGTTGAGGCGGGAAGCTAAAAAAAACCCGTTGTTGCTTTTCATTGATGACCTTCAGTGGGCAGACCCTTCCACACTTGCTCTCATACACTACCTGGCGAGAAACCTGAGAAATCTACCTGTATTACTCATTGGCACCTACAGAACTGAGGACATTACCGCAAGTAGTGATGGAAAATCCCATCCACTTGCAGAAACAATAAATCTCATGGAGAGAGAGGAGTTGGTGAAAAAGATAGAACTCGCTAGATTTACAAAAGAGGAAACACTTCTGTTGCTGGAAGCCCACTTTGGAAAAATTAGAAATCTCGATGAGAATTTTTTGGATACTATATTTAGGGAGACGGAAGGAAATCCTCTTTTCATACTGGAAGTTTTCAAGTTGCTTTCGGAGGAGAAGGCAATTCTTTATGACCCTTACAAGAAAGAATACATTCTTGAAAGGCCACTTAGTAAAATCAAGATCCCTGAAAAAGTCCAGAGTGTAATAGAGTATAGAATTAACCGCTTGGAAAAAACACACAGAGAAATTCTAGAAATAGCTGCAGTGGAAGGTGAGTGCTTTCATTCCAAAACGATTGAACATTTTACTGGAATGCCGAGGATAACCATTCTTAAGACCTTAAACATACTTGAGCGTGACTACAAACTGATTCATGCGTATTGA
- the cobO gene encoding cob(I)yrinic acid a,c-diamide adenosyltransferase, with translation MKGYIQVYTGDGKGKTSAALGLAVRALGRGKKVCIVQFMKGMETGEVLFFERIPGIVIQQFGSGEFVKTAIEEEKKLAHQALDHAREQMVSGSFDVIILDEINVAMDLQLLEVPAVMEFLKQKPERVEVVLTGRNAPKEILEIADLVTEMREVKHYYKKGVEAREGIEF, from the coding sequence ATGAAAGGTTACATTCAGGTTTATACGGGTGATGGTAAGGGGAAAACGAGTGCCGCTCTCGGGCTTGCAGTGAGAGCCCTTGGTAGAGGGAAAAAGGTCTGCATTGTCCAGTTTATGAAAGGAATGGAAACAGGAGAGGTTTTGTTTTTTGAAAGAATACCTGGTATTGTAATACAACAGTTTGGGAGCGGTGAGTTTGTGAAAACAGCAATTGAAGAAGAGAAAAAATTAGCCCATCAGGCACTTGATCATGCAAGAGAACAGATGGTGTCTGGCAGTTTTGATGTAATCATCCTAGATGAAATAAATGTTGCGATGGACCTCCAACTCCTTGAAGTTCCTGCAGTAATGGAATTTCTGAAGCAGAAGCCAGAGCGTGTAGAAGTAGTCCTCACTGGCAGAAATGCACCGAAGGAGATTCTGGAAATCGCTGACCTTGTCACTGAGATGCGCGAAGTCAAGCATTATTACAAAAAAGGAGTTGAGGCCAGAGAAGGAATTGAGTTCTAG
- a CDS encoding elongation factor EF-2 → MYLREELIKKIPKMMYKKENIRNIGIVAHIHHGKTTLSDNLLAAAGMISSELAGKQLVLNFDEQEQARQLTINNADVSIVHPYEGQEYLINLIDTPGHVDFGGDVTRAMRAVDGAVVLVCAVEGVMAQTETVLRQALREKVKPVLFISKVDRAINELKLTPQMLQDRFTKIIYDVNALIEKMAPEEFKSKWKVSVMDGSVAFGSAYHNWALSVPYMKKTGVTFKDIIELCSEGRHKELAGKARINDVVFDMVVRHLPNPIEAQKYRIPHIWKGELESPVGKAMLSVDPDGPVSFMITDITIDPNAGEIATGRLFSGRLTKGMELYIAGTKFKDKVQHVSLFMGPERLVVDEVVAGNIAAVTGLSHAVVGVTASNLPDITPFEEIVHVSEPVVTVAIEPKKMADLPKLIEVMRKVAKEDASLKVEINQETGEHLLSGMGELHLEITTYRIINDHRVEINISKPIVVYRESVQGKGGPFEGKSPNKHNRFYLEVCPLEEGVIKAIENGEIPTGERIKDIKALAKKLQDAGMDKEEAKKVVWIEGKNIFVDATWGIQYLNETMELCIQAFKEAMDRGPLAAEKVTGVKVRLVDAKLHEDSIHRGPAQVIPAVRSAIYGAMCQAGRILLEPIQKVTVNVPQEIMSNATRELQKRRGEIMDMTQVGDYTTIIAKVPVSEMFGFASDIRSATAGKVLWGTENMGFQPVPREMMMNVVAQIRTRKGLKPEPYDEAYYAGM, encoded by the coding sequence ATGTATTTGCGTGAAGAGTTAATCAAGAAAATTCCAAAGATGATGTATAAAAAGGAGAACATAAGAAACATTGGTATTGTTGCTCACATTCACCACGGAAAAACCACGCTGTCAGATAATCTTCTAGCAGCAGCAGGGATGATTTCAAGCGAGCTTGCGGGCAAACAACTTGTGCTTAACTTTGATGAACAGGAACAGGCGAGACAACTCACAATAAACAACGCAGATGTAAGCATTGTGCACCCTTACGAAGGACAGGAATACCTCATCAACTTGATTGACACACCAGGGCATGTGGACTTTGGTGGCGATGTGACAAGAGCGATGAGAGCAGTAGATGGTGCAGTGGTGCTTGTGTGTGCTGTAGAGGGCGTGATGGCACAAACAGAAACTGTCTTGAGACAGGCACTTCGTGAAAAAGTAAAGCCAGTACTATTCATAAGTAAGGTAGATCGAGCTATAAATGAGCTTAAACTCACACCACAAATGCTTCAGGATAGGTTTACAAAAATCATATACGATGTCAATGCCCTGATCGAAAAGATGGCACCAGAGGAGTTCAAGTCAAAATGGAAAGTAAGTGTGATGGATGGAAGCGTTGCCTTCGGAAGTGCATACCATAACTGGGCGCTTTCTGTACCCTATATGAAGAAAACTGGTGTCACATTTAAAGACATCATCGAACTCTGTTCTGAAGGAAGACATAAAGAGCTGGCTGGAAAGGCAAGGATAAACGATGTGGTCTTCGATATGGTCGTGAGACATTTACCAAATCCAATAGAGGCCCAGAAATACAGAATACCCCACATTTGGAAAGGAGAGCTTGAAAGCCCTGTTGGTAAGGCGATGCTTAGCGTAGATCCTGATGGCCCTGTTTCATTTATGATAACTGATATTACAATCGACCCGAATGCTGGTGAGATTGCAACGGGACGACTTTTCAGCGGGAGATTGACGAAAGGCATGGAACTTTATATTGCAGGCACAAAATTCAAAGATAAGGTTCAGCATGTCTCTCTCTTCATGGGCCCAGAGCGGCTTGTCGTTGACGAAGTTGTAGCTGGCAACATTGCGGCAGTTACTGGCTTATCGCATGCAGTTGTTGGTGTGACTGCAAGTAATCTTCCAGACATTACACCATTCGAGGAAATTGTCCATGTATCTGAGCCAGTAGTCACAGTGGCAATTGAACCAAAGAAGATGGCCGACCTTCCAAAGCTGATTGAGGTGATGCGAAAAGTGGCTAAGGAAGATGCGTCGCTAAAGGTTGAGATAAATCAAGAAACTGGAGAGCATCTTCTCTCAGGAATGGGCGAATTACACCTAGAAATTACGACATACAGAATAATCAATGACCATAGGGTAGAGATAAACATTTCAAAGCCGATAGTGGTATATCGTGAGAGTGTTCAAGGGAAAGGAGGTCCTTTTGAGGGTAAATCTCCAAACAAGCATAACCGGTTCTACCTAGAAGTGTGCCCGTTGGAAGAGGGAGTCATAAAGGCAATTGAAAACGGAGAGATTCCAACTGGAGAGAGAATAAAGGACATAAAGGCATTGGCAAAGAAGCTCCAGGATGCAGGGATGGACAAAGAAGAAGCAAAGAAGGTTGTCTGGATTGAGGGGAAGAATATCTTCGTTGATGCTACATGGGGTATCCAGTATCTGAATGAAACAATGGAACTCTGCATTCAGGCCTTCAAAGAAGCAATGGATAGGGGCCCTCTTGCGGCAGAGAAAGTTACTGGCGTGAAAGTGCGACTCGTGGATGCAAAGCTTCATGAAGATAGCATTCACAGAGGTCCTGCCCAAGTAATTCCTGCTGTGCGGTCTGCAATCTACGGTGCGATGTGTCAAGCAGGAAGAATTCTCCTTGAACCAATTCAGAAAGTCACAGTGAATGTGCCTCAAGAAATCATGAGTAATGCGACAAGAGAATTACAAAAAAGACGCGGAGAAATAATGGATATGACGCAAGTGGGAGATTACACTACAATAATTGCTAAAGTTCCAGTTTCAGAAATGTTCGGGTTTGCCAGTGACATAAGAAGTGCGACTGCAGGTAAAGTGCTTTGGGGAACTGAGAATATGGGATTCCAGCCAGTTCCGAGAGAAATGATGATGAATGTCGTTGCTCAGATAAGAACTAGAAAAGGATTGAAACCAGAGCCATATGATGAAGCTTACTATGCTGGAATGTAA
- a CDS encoding tetratricopeptide repeat protein has translation MKIRETIYESLSPELRREYHGLLAAYIEEQNGGNLDAVAPILGLHYYYAGVKGKALPHLLVAGNRALENFAAMEAARFYQHAMDCIDKEKQRDLYVECLGKLGEIHALSGNYEKAIECFSNAVNDLYRIQPLNIKKLGELHMKIGEVYEKTGRFDEAIDFCMKAEKFVSGDNKELRKIISFEGLIYMRKGEYGPALEKLENALKMSKEEDHKKEIGLIYRRMGTIHMYLGNTQEAVNLLKLSLQISEEINDIEGIGKSSNNLGIVYYGIGELDLALKYFEKSMEIAKKIGDTYGIGLSYLNIGNVHQDKGNLEQAIEFYGKGLQIKEKIGDIYGVALVYNALGSIYLEKWELETAQKYLTNTVKLQEKIGDNYGLSLSYISLGHLHKKMDKLNVAITYYEKAMEIAKKSGSKELMCVGLSSIAEVLAKQQKFEDAMECMRLARAIIPEIGSDNLEALYYRTLGIVKREAGLFDDSDEAFNKALSLYEKMNMALEIAKTCYDYGLMLSKRQKPGDREMARKYLERALKIFEEKNITKWSEQIFEINQNI, from the coding sequence ATGAAAATCCGAGAAACAATCTACGAATCTCTGAGTCCTGAATTACGAAGAGAGTATCATGGACTTCTTGCCGCATATATAGAGGAACAGAATGGAGGTAACTTAGATGCAGTGGCACCAATTCTCGGACTCCATTATTATTATGCTGGAGTGAAAGGGAAGGCATTACCACATTTACTAGTTGCAGGGAACAGAGCATTGGAAAATTTTGCGGCAATGGAAGCTGCGAGATTTTATCAGCATGCAATGGATTGCATAGATAAAGAAAAGCAGCGGGACCTTTATGTGGAATGCCTAGGAAAGCTTGGGGAAATTCACGCACTCAGCGGTAACTATGAGAAGGCCATTGAGTGTTTTTCAAATGCTGTTAACGACCTCTATCGAATTCAACCCTTGAATATAAAAAAGTTAGGGGAACTCCACATGAAAATCGGAGAAGTGTATGAAAAAACTGGGAGATTTGACGAGGCAATTGATTTTTGTATGAAAGCAGAGAAATTTGTTAGTGGAGACAATAAGGAATTGAGGAAAATTATTTCCTTCGAAGGTTTGATCTATATGAGAAAAGGAGAGTATGGTCCAGCTTTAGAGAAGTTAGAAAACGCCCTTAAAATGAGCAAAGAGGAAGACCACAAAAAAGAAATTGGATTAATTTATCGAAGAATGGGCACCATCCATATGTATCTTGGAAATACCCAAGAAGCCGTAAATTTGCTGAAATTGTCGCTTCAAATCTCTGAAGAAATAAACGATATAGAGGGCATCGGTAAATCCTCAAATAACTTAGGTATTGTTTATTACGGAATTGGAGAACTGGATCTTGCACTCAAATACTTTGAGAAAAGCATGGAGATTGCAAAGAAAATTGGGGATACATATGGAATTGGACTTTCTTACCTCAACATAGGGAATGTGCACCAAGATAAAGGAAACTTAGAACAAGCAATTGAATTTTACGGAAAAGGTCTTCAGATAAAGGAGAAGATAGGGGATATCTACGGTGTTGCACTCGTATACAATGCTCTAGGAAGCATTTACCTTGAAAAATGGGAACTTGAAACAGCACAAAAGTATCTGACCAACACCGTGAAACTGCAGGAAAAAATTGGCGACAATTATGGGCTCTCTCTTTCTTACATATCTCTTGGACACCTTCACAAGAAAATGGATAAACTGAATGTGGCAATAACTTACTACGAAAAAGCCATGGAAATTGCCAAAAAATCAGGTTCTAAGGAACTGATGTGTGTCGGACTTAGCTCTATTGCAGAAGTTCTAGCTAAGCAACAGAAATTCGAGGATGCGATGGAATGTATGAGGTTAGCAAGAGCAATTATCCCAGAAATAGGTTCCGATAACCTAGAGGCACTATATTATAGAACATTGGGAATCGTTAAACGGGAAGCAGGTTTATTTGATGATTCAGATGAAGCATTTAATAAAGCTCTCTCGCTCTACGAAAAGATGAACATGGCTCTCGAAATTGCAAAAACTTGCTATGATTACGGATTGATGCTGAGTAAAAGGCAAAAACCCGGCGACAGAGAAATGGCGAGAAAGTACCTTGAAAGGGCGCTAAAAATCTTTGAAGAGAAAAATATTACCAAATGGAGTGAACAAATATTTGAAATTAACCAGAACATTTAG
- a CDS encoding 30S ribosomal protein S12 — translation MPPNGLYAGRKLSRNRQKFRWSSRYYKRKVLKLKEKSDPLEGSAQAKGIVIEKVGIEAKQPNSAIRKCVKIQLIKNGRQITAFAVGVGAINFIDEHDEVLVEGIGGRMGRSYGDIPGVRYKVIKVNNISLKELVKGRKQKPVR, via the coding sequence ATGCCGCCTAACGGACTGTATGCTGGTAGAAAACTTTCGAGAAACAGACAAAAGTTTAGATGGAGTAGTAGATACTATAAGCGAAAGGTGCTGAAACTGAAGGAAAAGTCAGACCCATTGGAGGGTTCGGCCCAAGCAAAGGGAATTGTGATTGAAAAAGTGGGAATCGAGGCAAAACAGCCAAACTCTGCCATTAGAAAATGTGTCAAAATTCAGTTAATCAAAAACGGGCGTCAGATCACTGCCTTTGCAGTGGGTGTTGGTGCTATCAACTTCATAGATGAGCACGACGAGGTTCTGGTAGAAGGAATTGGCGGAAGAATGGGAAGGTCATATGGAGATATTCCAGGTGTAAGATATAAAGTGATAAAGGTTAACAATATTTCACTCAAAGAGCTTGTGAAAGGCAGGAAACAGAAACCAGTGAGGTGA
- a CDS encoding ATP-binding protein, with protein MGYRIKVIIDEDNTLMPMSTVFVAREKELLLLKEYVDTALCGNANCVFIGGEAGIGKTTLVTKASRICSDKEL; from the coding sequence TTGGGATACAGAATAAAGGTTATTATAGATGAGGACAATACACTTATGCCCATGAGCACTGTTTTTGTTGCCCGTGAGAAGGAACTTCTCCTGTTGAAAGAGTATGTAGACACGGCGTTGTGTGGTAATGCTAATTGCGTATTTATCGGTGGGGAGGCAGGGATTGGAAAAACCACACTTGTCACCAAAGCAAGCAGAATATGCTCAGACAAAGAATTATAG
- a CDS encoding archease encodes MYEIIEHTADVGIKAYGKTPAEILREMSKGMFSLIVDLDTVRHEREEKIEVKGETYEELAFAYLSELLFLHDASRLVFSEFDVEVEKENGLFVLKALAKGEKIKNHKLKLLVKGVTYHMLEINELTGYGTVIFDV; translated from the coding sequence ATGTATGAGATAATTGAGCATACTGCAGATGTGGGAATAAAGGCATATGGAAAAACGCCAGCAGAAATTTTAAGGGAGATGAGTAAAGGAATGTTTTCATTGATTGTGGATTTAGATACAGTAAGACATGAGCGAGAGGAAAAAATTGAGGTGAAAGGAGAAACTTACGAAGAACTGGCTTTCGCCTATCTCTCAGAACTTCTTTTTCTCCATGATGCATCGCGGCTTGTGTTCTCAGAATTTGATGTAGAAGTTGAGAAGGAGAATGGCCTTTTTGTGCTTAAAGCATTGGCAAAGGGTGAGAAAATAAAAAATCACAAGTTAAAATTGCTTGTTAAGGGTGTAACATATCACATGCTGGAAATCAACGAATTAACTGGCTATGGCACAGTTATTTTTGATGTTTGA
- a CDS encoding MTH1187 family thiamine-binding protein, translating to MIVAEISVVPIGEGTSVGKYVRLAVKAIKESGVKYHVSPMGTCFEVETLEKAMEIAGRAHRAVAEAGPKRIVTTLKIDERLDTVHSMEKKIASATKEE from the coding sequence ATGATCGTAGCTGAGATAAGTGTGGTGCCAATAGGAGAAGGCACGAGTGTGGGAAAATATGTGCGTCTGGCTGTGAAAGCAATAAAAGAAAGCGGTGTGAAATATCATGTCTCGCCAATGGGCACATGCTTCGAAGTAGAGACACTGGAGAAAGCAATGGAAATTGCAGGAAGAGCCCATAGAGCAGTTGCAGAAGCAGGTCCAAAACGCATTGTGACCACGCTTAAAATTGATGAACGACTGGACACAGTACATAGCATGGAAAAGAAAATTGCCTCTGCAACAAAAGAGGAATAA
- a CDS encoding acyltransferase — translation MAIKIHPTAEVSERAKIGDGTKIWHQAQVREDTEIGENCNIGKGVYIDFGVKIGNNVKIQNYVSVYHGVVIEDDVFVGPSATFTNDLYPRAKYWGEERLVKTLVKKGASIGANATIVCGIIVGEYAMIGAGSVVTKDVPPHALVLGVPARIRGYVCECGFPAKKVDNHYTCTKCGKNFEI, via the coding sequence ATGGCTATAAAGATCCATCCAACTGCAGAGGTTTCCGAGCGAGCCAAAATTGGTGATGGCACAAAAATCTGGCATCAGGCACAGGTAAGGGAAGATACAGAGATAGGTGAAAACTGTAACATTGGAAAGGGAGTTTACATAGATTTTGGAGTAAAAATCGGAAACAATGTAAAAATCCAAAATTATGTGAGTGTATATCATGGTGTCGTAATTGAGGATGATGTGTTTGTCGGTCCCTCTGCAACATTCACTAATGACCTATATCCGAGAGCGAAATACTGGGGGGAAGAAAGGTTAGTAAAAACCCTTGTGAAAAAAGGTGCATCTATTGGTGCGAATGCTACAATTGTATGTGGGATTATCGTTGGAGAGTACGCGATGATTGGTGCAGGTTCTGTGGTGACAAAAGATGTTCCTCCTCATGCCCTTGTTCTTGGTGTTCCTGCCAGAATCCGGGGCTATGTATGTGAATGCGGTTTCCCTGCAAAGAAAGTTGACAATCACTACACTTGCACAAAATGTGGCAAAAATTTTGAGATTTAA
- a CDS encoding dihydrolipoyl dehydrogenase — protein sequence MKEYDLILVGTGSGMYIVDALLKKNPELRVAIIEKDEPGGICLTRGCIPTKLLLYPAELVTLVRDASKFGIEIKTMRIDFEKVMRRMREKIDHEIEQIHHGLSHHKNIDFYPTVGEFIKPYVLKVGNELITSKTILLCTGSRPAIPPIKGIEKVRYHTSDTILHITKLPKTLAIIGGGYIAAEFGHFFSTMGSKVTIIGRNPQFLPDEEPEIATAARKILSAAMNIYTNYEVIELQQTLTNKKRIVAIERKSKKVEVFEAEEVLIATGRASNSDLLHPEKAGIKTNKNGWIVVDEFLQTSQPGVWAFGDCIGKYQFKHVANYEAMIVYYNLLSKQPVAKVDYHAVPRAVFTYPEIASVGLRESECIEKYGKDDLLIGFYKYEDTAKGDAMAIKDCFVKVIVRKESLEILGAHIVGPYASILIQEIVNLMYTPDRSAVPLIQSMHIHPALSEVVERALNSLMPIEHYHHILAHHM from the coding sequence ATGAAAGAGTATGATTTGATTCTAGTAGGCACAGGTTCTGGGATGTATATTGTAGACGCACTACTCAAAAAAAATCCAGAGTTGCGCGTTGCAATAATTGAAAAGGACGAACCAGGAGGTATCTGCCTCACGAGAGGTTGTATACCTACCAAGCTTTTGCTCTACCCAGCAGAACTGGTCACTCTAGTCCGTGATGCTAGTAAATTTGGCATTGAGATTAAAACGATGAGGATAGATTTCGAAAAAGTGATGAGAAGAATGCGGGAAAAAATAGACCATGAAATTGAACAGATCCACCATGGTTTGAGCCATCATAAAAACATAGATTTCTATCCCACTGTAGGAGAGTTTATTAAACCCTACGTTTTGAAAGTTGGAAATGAGCTTATTACTTCCAAAACAATCTTATTATGCACTGGCTCAAGACCTGCAATCCCACCTATAAAAGGGATTGAGAAAGTAAGATACCACACCAGCGATACGATTCTCCATATCACTAAACTCCCGAAAACTCTGGCAATAATCGGTGGAGGTTACATAGCTGCAGAATTCGGGCATTTCTTTTCTACAATGGGTTCTAAAGTGACAATCATTGGTAGAAATCCACAATTCCTCCCAGATGAAGAGCCAGAGATAGCCACAGCTGCCAGAAAAATTCTCTCTGCTGCGATGAATATTTATACGAACTATGAAGTGATTGAATTGCAGCAAACTCTTACAAACAAAAAGAGAATTGTTGCGATAGAAAGGAAATCGAAAAAAGTAGAAGTATTTGAAGCAGAGGAAGTATTGATAGCTACTGGGCGTGCCTCAAACTCGGATTTACTTCATCCAGAGAAAGCGGGTATAAAAACGAACAAGAACGGCTGGATTGTTGTAGATGAGTTTTTGCAGACCTCACAGCCAGGAGTATGGGCGTTTGGTGACTGTATAGGAAAATACCAGTTTAAACATGTTGCCAACTATGAAGCGATGATTGTTTACTACAACTTGCTTTCCAAACAACCAGTAGCAAAAGTGGACTACCATGCTGTGCCCAGAGCAGTTTTTACCTACCCTGAAATTGCGAGTGTGGGTCTGAGAGAGAGTGAGTGCATTGAGAAGTATGGAAAGGACGACCTTTTGATAGGTTTTTATAAGTACGAGGACACTGCAAAAGGGGATGCGATGGCCATAAAGGATTGTTTCGTGAAAGTGATTGTGAGAAAAGAAAGTTTGGAAATTTTAGGTGCACACATTGTAGGTCCATACGCATCCATTCTAATCCAGGAAATAGTGAATCTTATGTACACTCCAGACAGAAGTGCGGTGCCCCTCATACAGAGCATGCACATACACCCAGCGCTGTCAGAAGTTGTGGAAAGAGCCCTTAATTCTCTGATGCCAATTGAACACTACCATCACATTCTTGCCCATCACATGTAA